In Solanum pennellii chromosome 3, SPENNV200, a single window of DNA contains:
- the LOC107013421 gene encoding uncharacterized protein LOC107013421, with protein MGANEKEKAQLDTYQLKDVAQVWYKMLVDGRAIGEVPITWNILKTAFLERFFPRDQREAKVEDFINLCQGANSKEHDNMDLGRLMVHAQQVEESRRRKRGREGKNPRPSNQHGSSTGRSSFRVQDRPKFKKGHQHSSNPNPSGNTNAKGGKSGLNKGNDRNAQRDRKSCGKCGCLNGGEFFVGTNAFYGCDKSGHIIWDCQHVKNQTKVVTQPWSNPTAAAEPPKRKVLCFGM; from the exons atgggtGCTAATGAAAAGGAGAAGGCTCAGTTGGATACataccagctcaaggatgtggcgCAGGTATGGTACAAGATGTTGGTAGATGGCCGAGCAATAGGAGAAGTCCCCATCACTTGGAACATTCTCAAAACTGCCTTCCTTGAGAGGTTCTTTCCCAGAGATCAAagagaggctaaggttgaggatttcatcaacctatGCCAGGGAG CCAATAGCAAGGaacatgataacatggaccttggTAGATTGATGGTACATGCACAACAAGTGGAGGAGAGTCGTCGGAGGAAGAGAGGCCGAGAAGGCAAGAATCCTAGGCCCTCAAATCAGCATGGTTCTAGCACTGGTAGGAGTTCGTTTCGAGTCCAGGACAggcccaagttcaagaaggggcaccaACACTCAAGTAATCCTAATCCTTCCGGCAACACTAATGCAAAAGGGGGAAAGTCTGGCCTGAATAAGGGAAATGATAGAAATGCCCAGCGTGACAGAAAATCGTGTGGTAAGTGTGGCTGTTTGAATGGAGGTGAGTTCTTTGTAGGTACTAATGCCTTCTATGGGTGCGATAAGAGTGGGCATATAATATGGGACTGCCAACATGTGAAGAATCAGACAAAGGTAGTTACTCAGCCTTGGTCTAATCCTACTGCtgcagccgagcctcctaagaggaaagTTCTATGCTTTGGAATGTAG